One Papio anubis isolate 15944 chromosome 9, Panubis1.0, whole genome shotgun sequence genomic window carries:
- the NABP2 gene encoding SOSS complex subunit B1 isoform X2 has protein sequence MGAKDSSIEPSSLIPHPVGCRGSGSMTTETFVKDIKPGLKNLNLIFIVLETGRVTKTKDGHEVRTCKVADKTGSINISVWDDVGNLIQPGDIIRLTKGYASVFKGCLTLYTGRGGDLQKIGEFCMVYSEVPNFSEPNPEYSTQQTPNKAVQNDSNPSASQPTTGPSAASPGDPCPPACLPPQLEPRRLCPPSSGCPCLLRSGLPLSWSLIPRALALSLLGVRNC, from the exons ATGGGGGCAAAGGATTCAAGCATTGAGCCTTCATCCCTTATTCCCCATCCAGTGGGGTGCCGAGGCTCGGGCAGCATGACGACGGAGACCTTTGTGAAGGATATCAAGCCTGGGCTCAAGAATCTGAACCTCATCTTCATTGTGCTGGAGACAG GCCGAGTGACCAAGACAAAGGACGGGCATGAGGTTCGGACCTGCAAAGTGGCGGACAAAACAGGCAGCATCAATATCTCTGTCTGGGACGATGTCGGCAATCTGATCCAGCCTGGGGACATTATCCGGCTCACCAAAGG GTACGCTTCAGTTTTCAAAGGTTGTCTGACACTATATACTGGCCGTGGGGGTGATCTGCAGAAGATTGGAGA ATTCTGTATGGTTTATTCTGAGGTTCCTAACTTCAGTGAGCCAAATCCAGAGTACAGCACCCAGCAGACACCCAACAAGGCG GTGCAGAACGACAGCAACCCTTCAGCTTCCCAGCCTACCACTGGACCCTCTGCTGCTTCTCCAG GTGACCCTTGCCCGCCTGCCTGCCTACCCCCCCAGCTGGAACCAAGAAGGCTGTGTCCCCCTTCCTCTGGGTGTCCTTGTCTCCTGCGATCAG GGCTTCCCCTTTCTTGGTCATTGATCCCTAGAGCTCTGGCTCTTTCTCTTCTTGGGGTGAGAAATTGCTAA
- the NABP2 gene encoding SOSS complex subunit B1 isoform X4, giving the protein MGAKDSSIEPSSLIPHPVGCRGSGSMTTETFVKDIKPGLKNLNLIFIVLETGRVTKTKDGHEVRTCKVADKTGSINISVWDDVGNLIQPGDIIRLTKGYASVFKGCLTLYTGRGGDLQKIGEFCMVYSEVPNFSEPNPEYSTQQTPNKAVQNDSNPSASQPTTGPSAASPGDPCPPACLPPQLEPRRLCPPSSGCPCLLRSG; this is encoded by the exons ATGGGGGCAAAGGATTCAAGCATTGAGCCTTCATCCCTTATTCCCCATCCAGTGGGGTGCCGAGGCTCGGGCAGCATGACGACGGAGACCTTTGTGAAGGATATCAAGCCTGGGCTCAAGAATCTGAACCTCATCTTCATTGTGCTGGAGACAG GCCGAGTGACCAAGACAAAGGACGGGCATGAGGTTCGGACCTGCAAAGTGGCGGACAAAACAGGCAGCATCAATATCTCTGTCTGGGACGATGTCGGCAATCTGATCCAGCCTGGGGACATTATCCGGCTCACCAAAGG GTACGCTTCAGTTTTCAAAGGTTGTCTGACACTATATACTGGCCGTGGGGGTGATCTGCAGAAGATTGGAGA ATTCTGTATGGTTTATTCTGAGGTTCCTAACTTCAGTGAGCCAAATCCAGAGTACAGCACCCAGCAGACACCCAACAAGGCG GTGCAGAACGACAGCAACCCTTCAGCTTCCCAGCCTACCACTGGACCCTCTGCTGCTTCTCCAG GTGACCCTTGCCCGCCTGCCTGCCTACCCCCCCAGCTGGAACCAAGAAGGCTGTGTCCCCCTTCCTCTGGGTGTCCTTGTCTCCTGCGATCAG GTTAG
- the NABP2 gene encoding SOSS complex subunit B1 isoform X1 has protein sequence MGAKDSSIEPSSLIPHPVGCRGSGSMTTETFVKDIKPGLKNLNLIFIVLETGRVTKTKDGHEVRTCKVADKTGSINISVWDDVGNLIQPGDIIRLTKGYASVFKGCLTLYTGRGGDLQKIGEFCMVYSEVPNFSEPNPEYSTQQTPNKAVQNDSNPSASQPTTGPSAASPASESQNGNGLSAPTGPGGGSHPPHTPSHPPSTRITRSQPNHTPAGPPGPSSNPVSNGKETRRSSKR, from the exons ATGGGGGCAAAGGATTCAAGCATTGAGCCTTCATCCCTTATTCCCCATCCAGTGGGGTGCCGAGGCTCGGGCAGCATGACGACGGAGACCTTTGTGAAGGATATCAAGCCTGGGCTCAAGAATCTGAACCTCATCTTCATTGTGCTGGAGACAG GCCGAGTGACCAAGACAAAGGACGGGCATGAGGTTCGGACCTGCAAAGTGGCGGACAAAACAGGCAGCATCAATATCTCTGTCTGGGACGATGTCGGCAATCTGATCCAGCCTGGGGACATTATCCGGCTCACCAAAGG GTACGCTTCAGTTTTCAAAGGTTGTCTGACACTATATACTGGCCGTGGGGGTGATCTGCAGAAGATTGGAGA ATTCTGTATGGTTTATTCTGAGGTTCCTAACTTCAGTGAGCCAAATCCAGAGTACAGCACCCAGCAGACACCCAACAAGGCG GTGCAGAACGACAGCAACCCTTCAGCTTCCCAGCCTACCACTGGACCCTCTGCTGCTTCTCCAG CCTCTGAGAGCCAGAATGGGAATGGACTGAGTGCCCCAACAGGTCctggtggtggctcacatcccCCTCATACTCCCTCCCACCCGCCCAGCACCCGAATCACTCGAAGCCAGCCCAACCACACACCTGCAGGCCCACCTGGCCCTTCCAGCAACCCTGTTAGTAACGGCAAAGAAACCCGGAGGAGCAGCAAAAGATAG
- the NABP2 gene encoding SOSS complex subunit B1 isoform X3, whose protein sequence is MTTETFVKDIKPGLKNLNLIFIVLETGRVTKTKDGHEVRTCKVADKTGSINISVWDDVGNLIQPGDIIRLTKGYASVFKGCLTLYTGRGGDLQKIGEFCMVYSEVPNFSEPNPEYSTQQTPNKAVQNDSNPSASQPTTGPSAASPASESQNGNGLSAPTGPGGGSHPPHTPSHPPSTRITRSQPNHTPAGPPGPSSNPVSNGKETRRSSKR, encoded by the exons ATGACGACGGAGACCTTTGTGAAGGATATCAAGCCTGGGCTCAAGAATCTGAACCTCATCTTCATTGTGCTGGAGACAG GCCGAGTGACCAAGACAAAGGACGGGCATGAGGTTCGGACCTGCAAAGTGGCGGACAAAACAGGCAGCATCAATATCTCTGTCTGGGACGATGTCGGCAATCTGATCCAGCCTGGGGACATTATCCGGCTCACCAAAGG GTACGCTTCAGTTTTCAAAGGTTGTCTGACACTATATACTGGCCGTGGGGGTGATCTGCAGAAGATTGGAGA ATTCTGTATGGTTTATTCTGAGGTTCCTAACTTCAGTGAGCCAAATCCAGAGTACAGCACCCAGCAGACACCCAACAAGGCG GTGCAGAACGACAGCAACCCTTCAGCTTCCCAGCCTACCACTGGACCCTCTGCTGCTTCTCCAG CCTCTGAGAGCCAGAATGGGAATGGACTGAGTGCCCCAACAGGTCctggtggtggctcacatcccCCTCATACTCCCTCCCACCCGCCCAGCACCCGAATCACTCGAAGCCAGCCCAACCACACACCTGCAGGCCCACCTGGCCCTTCCAGCAACCCTGTTAGTAACGGCAAAGAAACCCGGAGGAGCAGCAAAAGATAG
- the SLC39A5 gene encoding zinc transporter ZIP5, whose translation MMGSPVSHLLAGFCVWVILGWVGGSVPNLGPAEQEQNHYLAQLFGLYGENGTLTAGGLARLLHSLGLGRVQGLRLGQHGPLTGRAAPPAANNSTHRPQNPELSVDVWAGMPLGPSGWGDLEESKAPHLPRGPAPSGLDLFHRLLLLDHSLADHLNEDCLNGSQLLVNFGLSPAAPLTPRQFALLCPALLYQIDSRVCIGAPAPAPPGDLLSALLQSALAVLLLSLPSPLSLLLLRLLEPRLLRPLLGFLGALAVGTLCGDALLHLLPHAQEGRHAGPGGLPEEDLGPGLSVLGGLFLLFVLENMLGLLRHRGLRPRCCRRKRRDLETRNLDPENGSGMALQPLQAAPELGAQGQREQNSQHPPAPAPPGHQGHSHGHQGGTDITWMVLLGDGLHNLTDGLAIGAAFSDGFSSGLSTTLAVFCHELPHELGDFAMLLQSGLSFRRLLLLSLVSGALGLGGAVLGVGLSLGPVPLTPWVFGVTAGVFLYVALVDMLPALLRPPEPKPTPHVLLQGLGLLLGGGLMLAIALLEERLLPVTTEG comes from the exons ATGATGGGGTCCCCAGTGAGTCATCTGCTGGCCGGCTTCTGTGTGTGGGTCATCTTGGGCTGGGTAGGGGGCTCAGTCCCCAACCTGGGCCCTGCTGAGCAGGAGCAGAACCATTACCTGGCCCAGCTGTTTGGCCTGTATGGAGAGAATGGGACGCTGACTGCAGGGGGCTTGGCGCGGCTTCTCCACAGCCTGGGGCTAGGCCGAGTTCAGGGGCTTCGCCTGGGACAGCATGGGCCTCTGACTGGACGGGCTGCACCCCCAGCTGCAAACAATTCCACGCACAG GCCGCAGAACCCTGAGCTGAGTGTGGATGTCTGGGCAGGGATGCCTCTGGGTCCCTCAGGGTGGGGTGACCTGGAAGAGTCAAAGGCTCCTCACCTACCCCGTGGGCCAGCCCCCTCGGGCCTGGACCTCTTTCACAGGCTTCTGCTGCTGGACCACTCATTGGCTGACCACCTGAATGAGGAT TGTCTGAACGGCTCCCAGCTGCTGGTCAATTTTGGCCTGAGCCCCGCTGCTCCTCTGACTCCTCGTCAGTTTGCtctgctgtgcccagccctgctttATCAGATCGACAGCCGCGTCTGCATCGGAGCTCCGGCCCCTGCACCCCCAGGGGATCTACTATCTG CCCTGCTTCAGAGTGCCCTGGCAGTCCTGTTGCTCAGCCTCCCTTCTCCCCTatccctgctgctgctgcggcTCCTGGAACCTCGTCTACTGCGGCCCTTACTGGGCTTCCTGGGGGCCCTGGCCGTGGGCACTCTTTGTGGGGATGCACTGCTACACCTGCTACCGCAT GCACAAGAAGGGCGGCACGCAGGACCTGGTGGACTACCAGAGGAGGACCTGGGCCCGGGGCTGTCAGTGCTCGGAGGCCTCTTCCTGCTCTTTGTGCTGGAGAACATGCTGGGGCTTTTGCGACACCGAGGGCTCAGGCCA AGATGCTGCAGGCGAAAACGAAGGGATCTCGAAACACGAAACCTGGACCCGGAGAATGGCAGTGGGATGGCCCTTCAGCCCCTACAGGCAGCTCCAG AGCTAGGGGCTCAAGGCCAGAGGGAGCAGAACAGCCAGCAcccaccagccccagcccctcctgggcACCAAGGCCACAGTCATGGGCACCAGGGTGGCACTGATATCACGTGGATGGTCCTCCTGGGAGACGGTCTACACAACCTCACTGATGGGCTGGCCATAG GTGCTGCCTTCTCTGATGGCTTCTCCAGTGGCCTCAGTACCACCTTAGCGGTCTTCTGCCACGAGCTGCCCCATGAACTGG GTGACTTTGCCATGCTGCTCCAGTCAGGGCTGTCCTTtcggcggctgctgctgctgagccTTGTGTCTGGAGCCCTGGGACTGGGGGGTGCAGTCCTGGGGGTGGGGCTCAGCCTGGGCCCTGTCCCCCTCACTCCCTGGGTGTTTGGGGTCACTGCTGGGGTCTTCCTCTATGTGGCCCTTGTGGACATG